A genome region from Anastrepha ludens isolate Willacy chromosome 3, idAnaLude1.1, whole genome shotgun sequence includes the following:
- the LOC128858642 gene encoding inositol hexakisphosphate and diphosphoinositol-pentakisphosphate kinase isoform X6, translated as MGNSLDKFVFNGGYPGNSWERRHQSARSPQHQHKQCLEELHYFRQQQSNAPNAQMVGDCNMKSLIHVNSTPNLGDIASTVQPLDFRSSSYTYGGDGESNDGMDSDCSTCSNPGKQVVVGICAMAKKTQSKPMKEILTRLQEFEFIKMLIFSEDVILKETVENWPLCDCLISFHSKGFPLEKAIQYAQLRKPYVLNNLHMQYDIQDRRRVYAILQKEGIEIPRYAVLDRDSPDPKQHELIESEDHVEVNGIIFNKPFVEKPVSAEDHNIYIYYPTSAGGGSQRLFRKVLHFLGTPNVKRVYNMLTFTFLQIGSRSSVYSPESRVRKTGSFIYEDFMPTDGTDVKVYTVGPDYAHAEARKSPALDGKVERDSEGKEIRYPVILNNAEKLISRKVCLAFKQTVCGFDLLRANGKSYVCDVNGFSFVKNSNKYYDDCAKILGNMILRELTPTLHIPWLVPFQLDDPPIVPTTFGKMMELRCVVAVIRHGDRTPKQKMKLEVRHPKFFEIFEKYDGYKDGHVKLKRPKQLQEILDIARYLLSEIQNKSADAEIQEKESKLEQLKNVLEMYGHFSGINRKVQMKYQPKGRPRGSSSDDVDAPKEPSLVLILKWGGELTPAGRIQAEELGRIFRCMYPGGQGRQDYSGTQGLGLLRLHSTFRHDLKIYASDEGRVQMTAAAFAKGLLALEGELTPILVQMVKSANTNGLLDNDCDSSKYQTIAKQRLHDLMRVDRDFTPEDREAINPCNSISINQALDFVKNPVECCNHVHKLIKELLTIISVKKEDPKTKDAILYHGETWDLMARRWEKIEKDFSTKSKQYDISKVPDIYDCIKYDLQHNQHTLQYDQAEELYIYAKYLADIVIPQEYGSTVQEKLAIGQGICTPLLKKIKADLQRNIEEVGDESVNRLNPHYSHGVASPGRHVRTRLYFTSESHVHSLLTVLRYGGLLNVLNDEQWRRAMDYISMVSELNYMSQVVIMLYEDPTKDPTSEERFHVELHFSPGVNCCVQKNLPPGPGFRPHSRNDSGNPKQMGSTTGAFKTSATGDEANPPRIEEENDPEDSPVKSQSDAYEKNSPPHNKHLKSKPIPIGAHHTVSGHEAAHLAKRLNEELASQQQTKQQIGSFESQRPISPDAEPRSRSYEQRDQKRAKAEASPTSTPLCTATPTTNTHEFKEIPNTRSTPNFATNTGGSSHIRITESLTFFKIDSSTNELPLSDIDFSLNPITPEISNSEYKSNSPKALRHKRHTQLLTMGAIASIDDPDSDLPKISPLATNERPLSCNCLSGCGAFDENFPHSHSKSMAEISPINDSEVMHFVLGSSPLSASRVGSIDDFQLSSSAPGVILSSEFKLRFKNEQKNNDLLCVVSPTNSPTASTLKLCKESDERQLQQQAKSQQKYASELCGAADDECVPSVKIGAPTAGFPTVQSAPVMANVESPFKFTQQAQQPFVNKFTTIDEFAIAHATNNALSSSGHSSSVCDFDTLIQHKHMPSHAHEHTHKIVMRTNYHHNSLKPHSNQRVRRHQQHHNQHKQFNRQQHEHAAHIPDVIVTLSSSSTDLSTMPDTNQLNSKLTPTEPTTYNLPNTTTTTTNTNIPSSPNVNANMSTSMCTSTSTPMTSSVIATCTSTTTSAADGNATPVSSSSSVSSRRQRHSIAGQMSYMKMLGFGGFSKKMATSSSSLFSTAVISGSSSAPNLRDMIPCAVSSSVLEGFGGVPPIRPLETLHNALSLKQLDQFLHKMTTSPLFKTPASSPPKHPSTPQQNLQGALQSMYSLDAITSYVSGDSVCHCQDLTPGQLEPIQEPMLRNVICLHPAAATATTRYAPHEAMEADQLAVLTGAAASSNASCGATEANAPLTAQPNVGSKSDDL; from the exons GGGGACGGTGAGAGCAATGACGGTATGGACTCAGATTGCAGCACCTGTTCGAATCCAGGGAAACAAGTCGTTGTTGGCATTTGCGCCATGGCCAAGAAAACACAATCCAAACCGATGAAGGAAATCTTAACACGTCTGcaagaatttgaatttattaaaatgcttaTATTTTCGGAAGATGTAATTTTAAAG GAGACAGTAGAAAATTGGCCACTATGCGATTGCCTTATATCATTTCATTCGAAAGGTTTCCCGCTAGAAAAGGCCATTCAATACGCACAACTACGCAAACCTTACGTGCTTAACAATTTACATATGCAATACGATATACAAGATCGCCGCCGAGTTTATGCCATACTGCAGAAGGAAGGCATTGAAATACCGCGTTATGCTGTATTAGACCGCGATTCGCCCGATCCAAAAc AACATGAACTAATCGAATCTGAAGATCACGTCGAGGTGAACggcattattttcaataaaccaTTTGTGGAGAAACCTGTATCGGCTGAAGAccacaatatttatatttactatcCTACATCGGCTGGTGGCGGCAGTCAACGATTATTCAGAAAGGTTCTACACTTTCTTGGCACGCCTAATGTAAAACGAGTCTATAATATGTTGACTTTCACCTTTTTACAGATCGGCAGTCGCAGTAGCGTTTATTCACCAGAGTCGCGTGTACGCAAAACTGGTTCCTTCATCTATGAAGATTTTATGCCTACTGACG GTACGGACGTTAAGGTGTACACAGTTGGTCCGGATTATGCGCATGCCGAAGCTCGAAAGTCTCCAGCGTTGGATGGCAAAGTGGAGCGCGATAGCGAAGGCAAAGAGATTCGGTACCCAGTAATATTAAACAATGCTGAGAAGCTCATCTCACGCAAAGTTTGTTTGGCTTTTAAGCAAACTGTCTGCGGCTTTGATTTGCTACG AGCCAATGGTAAGTCGTATGTATGTGATGTGAATGGCTTCAGCTTCGTTAAGAATTCAAATAAGTATTACGACGATTGTGCTAAAATATTGGGTAACATGATATTGCGTGAGCTCACGCCGACTCTACATATACCATGGCTTGTACCTTTCCAACTGGATGACCCGCCCATTGTGCCTACAACATTTGGCAAAATGATGGAACTACGTTGTGTAGTTGCTGTAATTAGACACGGCGATCGGACacctaaacaaaaaatgaagcTTGAAGTGCGGCATCCCAA gtttttcgagatattcgaGAAATATGATGGCTATAAGGATGGCCATGTTAAATTGAAACGTCCTAAGCAACTGCAGGAGATTTTAGACATTGCGAGATATTTGCTATCGGAAATACAAAACAAGTCCGCGGATGCTGAGATTCAAGAAAAGGAAAGCAAGCTGGAACAGTTGAAAAATGTATTAGaaat GTACGGCCACTTTTCTGGCATAAATCGCAAAGTGCAAATGAAATACCAACCAAAAGGTCGCCCTCGTGGCTCAAGCTCCGATGACG TAGATGCGCCGAAGGAACCGTCACTTGTTTTAATCCTTAAATGGGGCGGCGAGTTAACGCCTGCAGGTCGCATTCAAGCTGAAGAATTGGGACGTATATTCCGTTGCATGTACCCGGGGGGTCAGGGTCGGCAGGACTATTCTGGCACACAGGGACTGGGTTTGTTgag atTACACTCAACTTTCCGACATGATCTGAAAATATACGCTTCTGACGAAGGTCGCGTGCAGATGACTGCAGCTGCATTCGCCAAAGGGCTATTAGCATTGGAGGGAGAGCTTACACCGATTTTGGTCCAGATGGTGAAGAGTGCTAACACAAACGGTTTGCTAGATAATGATTGTGATTCTAGTAAATATCAAACCAT AGCAAAGCAACGCCTACATGATTTAATGCGCGTTGACCGAGATTTCACCCCCGAAGACCGTGAAGCCATTAATCCTTGCAATAGTATTTCAATTAATCAGGCCTTGGACTTCGTGAAGAATCCAGTAGAATGCTGTAATCACGTCCACAAACTAATTAAAGAGCTATTAACAATCATAAGCGTAAAAAAGGAAGATCCCAAAACTAAAGATGCTATATTATATCACGGCGAAACTTGGGATTTGATGGCACGTCGTtgggaaaaaattgaaaaagattttagcacaaaatcaaaacaatatgACATTTCAAAAGTTCCAGACATTTACGATTGTATCAAATACGACCTGCAACACAATCAGCATACGCTGCAATACGATCAGGCCGAAGAGTTGTACATCTATGCTAAGTACTTAGCTGATATCGTAATACCGCAAGAGTATGGCTCAACTGTGCAAGAGAAATTGGCCATTGGCCAAGGTATCTGCACGCCGCTGCTTAAAAAGATTAAAGCAGATTTGCAACGGAACATCGAAGAAGTGGGCGATGAGTCGGTGAACAGGCTGAATCCGCATTACAGCCATGGTGTTGCCAGTCCGGGTCGTCATGTGCGCACGCGTTTGTATTTCACCAGTGAAAGTCATGTGCATTCATTGCTGACCGTTTTGCGCTATGGTGGGTTGCTGAATGTGCTTAATGATGAACAATGGCGTCGTGCCATGGATTATATTTCGATGGTATCGGAATTAAATTACATGTCACAAGTTGTCATAATGCTGTACGAGGATCCCACCAAGGATCCCACGTCAGAAGAGCGCTTTCATGTGGAGCTACATTTTAGTCCAGGTGTTAACTGTTGTGTGCAAAAGAACTTGCCGCCCGGACCGGGCTTTCGTCCACACTCGCGCAACGATTCTGGTAATCCTAAGCAAATG GGTTCAACCACTGGTGCTTTCAAAACTAGTGCTACCGGTGACGAGGCTAATCCACCGCGCATAGAAGAAGAGAATGACCCTGAGGATAGCCCTGTAAAAAGTCAATCAGAT GCTTACGAAAAGAATTCTCCGCCGCACAATAAACACCTAAAATCCAAACCTATACCCATTGGCGCGCACCACACAGTGAGTGGCCATGAAGCCGCGCACTTAGCAAAGCGTTTGAACGAAGAATTGGCCTCACAACAGCAAACCAAACAACAGATCGGCTCTTTCGAATCGCAACGCCCCATCAGTCCAGATGCCGAACCACGTTCGCGCAGCTATGAACAACGTGATCAAAAGCGCGCTAAAG CTGAAGCTTCGCCTACGTCCACGCCCCTGTGCACGGCCACACCTACTACTAATACGCATGAATTCAAAGAAATACCCAACACTCGCTCTACTCCTAATTTCGCTACAAATACTGGCGGCTCATCTCACATACGCATTACCGAGAGTTTGACTTTCTTTAAAATTGACTCTTCCACCAACGAGTTGCCACTCTCCGACATTGATTTCTCTCTCAATCCTATCACGCCGGAGATATCCAACTCCGAATACAAATCGAATTCGCCAAAGGCATTGAGACATAAACGGCATACCCAATTATTGACTATGGGCGCTATAGCAAGTATTGATGATCCTGATTCGGATTTGCCGAAAATATCACCATTAGCCACCAATGAGCGTCCGCTATCCTGCAATTGCCTTAGTGGTTGCGGTGCTTTCGATGAAAACTTTCCCCACTCACATTCAAAAAGTATGGCCGAAATCAGTCCAATCAATGATAGTGAAGTAATGCACTTTGTCTTGGGCAGCTCGCCGTTGTCAGCCTCGCGTGTTGGCTCTATTGATGACTTTCAGTTATCTTCTTCGGCACCAGGCGTCATACTAAGTAGTGAATTCAAATTACGCTTTAAAAATGAGCAGAAAAACAACGATCTATTGTGCGTTGTTTCGCCAACTAATTCGCCGACCGCTTCCACTTTGAAATTGTGTAAGGAGTCCGATGAGCGACAGCTGCAGCAGCAAGCGAAATCGCAACAGAAATACGCCAGTGAACTGTGTGGTGCTGCTGACGATGAATGTGTACCATCGGTAAAAATAGGTGCACCAACTGCTGGGTTTCCGACCGTGCAGTCAGCACCAGTCATGGCAAATGTTGAAAGTCCTTTCAAGTTTACGCAGCAAGCTCAACAAccctttgtaaataaatttactaCCATCGATGAATTTGCTATTGCACATGCTACTAACAATGCTCTCTCTTCTTCCGGCCACTCCTCGTCTGTCTGCGACTTTGACACGTTAATCCAACACAAACACATGCCATCACACGCCCACGAACATACTCACAAAATTGTAATGCGAACCAATTATCATCATAACTCACTTAAACCGCATTCTAATCAACGTGTACGCCGACATCAACAACACCACAATCAACACAAACAATTTAACCGACAACAACACGAACACGCTGCGCACATACCCGACGTTATTGTCACTTTGAGCTCATCCTCAACTGATTTGTCTACTATGCCTGATACTAACCAATTAAATTCCAAACTCACTCCTACCGAACCTACTACTTACAACTTACCAAATACCACtaccacaacaacaaatacgAACATACCATCATCGCCCAATGTCAATGCAAATATGTCCACGTCCATGTGTACGTCCACATCCACACCCATGACCTCGTCCGTGATCGCCACCTGCACCTCTACTACTACTTCCGCCGCAGATGGTAATGCGACACCAGTGTCGTCCTCATCGTCAGTATCGTCTCGACGTCAAAGACACAGTATTGCCGGCCAGATGTCATATATGAAAATGTTGGGATTCGGTGGTTTTAGCAAAAAGATGGCCACCAGCTCTAGTAGTCTTTTTAGTACGGCAGTTATAAGCGGCAGCTCATCTGCACCTAATCTAAGGGATATGATACCGTGTGCAGTTTCATCATCAG TACTTGAAGGTTTTGGCGGTGTGCCACCAATTCGACCATTGGAGACGCTACACAATGCACTTTCGCTGAAGCAACTTGATCAATTTCTACATAAAATGACCACTTCTCCACTCTTCAAGACGCCGGCATCATCGCCACCAAAGCACCCTTCAACTCCACAACAGAACTTACAAGGCGCATTGCAGTCGATGTACTCGTTGGATGCTATTACAAGCTATGTATCCGGTGACAGCGTGTGTCATTGCCAGGACCTTACACCCGGACAACTAGAACCGATACAGGAGCCAATGTTGAGAAATgtaatatgtttgcacccagcagcagcaacagcaacaaccagATATGCACCACACGAGGCGATGGAAGCAGATCAGCTGGCAGTTTTAACGGGTGCAGCAGCATCGTCGAACGCCAGTTGCGGAGCAACTGAGGCGAACGCGCCACTGACTGCTCAACCAAATGTTGGAAGTAAGTCCGACGACTTATAG
- the LOC128858642 gene encoding inositol hexakisphosphate and diphosphoinositol-pentakisphosphate kinase isoform X10 yields MIYNGDGESNDGMDSDCSTCSNPGKQVVVGICAMAKKTQSKPMKEILTRLQEFEFIKMLIFSEDVILKETVENWPLCDCLISFHSKGFPLEKAIQYAQLRKPYVLNNLHMQYDIQDRRRVYAILQKEGIEIPRYAVLDRDSPDPKQHELIESEDHVEVNGIIFNKPFVEKPVSAEDHNIYIYYPTSAGGGSQRLFRKVLHFLGTPNVKRVYNMLTFTFLQIGSRSSVYSPESRVRKTGSFIYEDFMPTDGTDVKVYTVGPDYAHAEARKSPALDGKVERDSEGKEIRYPVILNNAEKLISRKVCLAFKQTVCGFDLLRANGKSYVCDVNGFSFVKNSNKYYDDCAKILGNMILRELTPTLHIPWLVPFQLDDPPIVPTTFGKMMELRCVVAVIRHGDRTPKQKMKLEVRHPKFFEIFEKYDGYKDGHVKLKRPKQLQEILDIARYLLSEIQNKSADAEIQEKESKLEQLKNVLEMYGHFSGINRKVQMKYQPKGRPRGSSSDDVDAPKEPSLVLILKWGGELTPAGRIQAEELGRIFRCMYPGGQGRQDYSGTQGLGLLRLHSTFRHDLKIYASDEGRVQMTAAAFAKGLLALEGELTPILVQMVKSANTNGLLDNDCDSSKYQTIAKQRLHDLMRVDRDFTPEDREAINPCNSISINQALDFVKNPVECCNHVHKLIKELLTIISVKKEDPKTKDAILYHGETWDLMARRWEKIEKDFSTKSKQYDISKVPDIYDCIKYDLQHNQHTLQYDQAEELYIYAKYLADIVIPQEYGSTVQEKLAIGQGICTPLLKKIKADLQRNIEEVGDESVNRLNPHYSHGVASPGRHVRTRLYFTSESHVHSLLTVLRYGGLLNVLNDEQWRRAMDYISMVSELNYMSQVVIMLYEDPTKDPTSEERFHVELHFSPGVNCCVQKNLPPGPGFRPHSRNDSGNPKQMGSTTGAFKTSATGDEANPPRIEEENDPEDSPVKSQSDAYEKNSPPHNKHLKSKPIPIGAHHTVSGHEAAHLAKRLNEELASQQQTKQQIGSFESQRPISPDAEPRSRSYEQRDQKRAKAEASPTSTPLCTATPTTNTHEFKEIPNTRSTPNFATNTGGSSHIRITESLTFFKIDSSTNELPLSDIDFSLNPITPEISNSEYKSNSPKALRHKRHTQLLTMGAIASIDDPDSDLPKISPLATNERPLSCNCLSGCGAFDENFPHSHSKSMAEISPINDSEVMHFVLGSSPLSASRVGSIDDFQLSSSAPGVILSSEFKLRFKNEQKNNDLLCVVSPTNSPTASTLKLCKESDERQLQQQAKSQQKYASELCGAADDECVPSVKIGAPTAGFPTVQSAPVMANVESPFKFTQQAQQPFVNKFTTIDEFAIAHATNNALSSSGHSSSVCDFDTLIQHKHMPSHAHEHTHKIVMRTNYHHNSLKPHSNQRVRRHQQHHNQHKQFNRQQHEHAAHIPDVIVTLSSSSTDLSTMPDTNQLNSKLTPTEPTTYNLPNTTTTTTNTNIPSSPNVNANMSTSMCTSTSTPMTSSVIATCTSTTTSAADGNATPVSSSSSVSSRRQRHSIAGQMSYMKMLGFGGFSKKMATSSSSLFSTAVISGSSSAPNLRDMIPCAVSSSVLEGFGGVPPIRPLETLHNALSLKQLDQFLHKMTTSPLFKTPASSPPKHPSTPQQNLQGALQSMYSLDAITSYVSGDSVCHCQDLTPGQLEPIQEPMLRNVICLHPAAATATTRYAPHEAMEADQLAVLTGAAASSNASCGATEANAPLTAQPNVGSKSDDL; encoded by the exons GGGGACGGTGAGAGCAATGACGGTATGGACTCAGATTGCAGCACCTGTTCGAATCCAGGGAAACAAGTCGTTGTTGGCATTTGCGCCATGGCCAAGAAAACACAATCCAAACCGATGAAGGAAATCTTAACACGTCTGcaagaatttgaatttattaaaatgcttaTATTTTCGGAAGATGTAATTTTAAAG GAGACAGTAGAAAATTGGCCACTATGCGATTGCCTTATATCATTTCATTCGAAAGGTTTCCCGCTAGAAAAGGCCATTCAATACGCACAACTACGCAAACCTTACGTGCTTAACAATTTACATATGCAATACGATATACAAGATCGCCGCCGAGTTTATGCCATACTGCAGAAGGAAGGCATTGAAATACCGCGTTATGCTGTATTAGACCGCGATTCGCCCGATCCAAAAc AACATGAACTAATCGAATCTGAAGATCACGTCGAGGTGAACggcattattttcaataaaccaTTTGTGGAGAAACCTGTATCGGCTGAAGAccacaatatttatatttactatcCTACATCGGCTGGTGGCGGCAGTCAACGATTATTCAGAAAGGTTCTACACTTTCTTGGCACGCCTAATGTAAAACGAGTCTATAATATGTTGACTTTCACCTTTTTACAGATCGGCAGTCGCAGTAGCGTTTATTCACCAGAGTCGCGTGTACGCAAAACTGGTTCCTTCATCTATGAAGATTTTATGCCTACTGACG GTACGGACGTTAAGGTGTACACAGTTGGTCCGGATTATGCGCATGCCGAAGCTCGAAAGTCTCCAGCGTTGGATGGCAAAGTGGAGCGCGATAGCGAAGGCAAAGAGATTCGGTACCCAGTAATATTAAACAATGCTGAGAAGCTCATCTCACGCAAAGTTTGTTTGGCTTTTAAGCAAACTGTCTGCGGCTTTGATTTGCTACG AGCCAATGGTAAGTCGTATGTATGTGATGTGAATGGCTTCAGCTTCGTTAAGAATTCAAATAAGTATTACGACGATTGTGCTAAAATATTGGGTAACATGATATTGCGTGAGCTCACGCCGACTCTACATATACCATGGCTTGTACCTTTCCAACTGGATGACCCGCCCATTGTGCCTACAACATTTGGCAAAATGATGGAACTACGTTGTGTAGTTGCTGTAATTAGACACGGCGATCGGACacctaaacaaaaaatgaagcTTGAAGTGCGGCATCCCAA gtttttcgagatattcgaGAAATATGATGGCTATAAGGATGGCCATGTTAAATTGAAACGTCCTAAGCAACTGCAGGAGATTTTAGACATTGCGAGATATTTGCTATCGGAAATACAAAACAAGTCCGCGGATGCTGAGATTCAAGAAAAGGAAAGCAAGCTGGAACAGTTGAAAAATGTATTAGaaat GTACGGCCACTTTTCTGGCATAAATCGCAAAGTGCAAATGAAATACCAACCAAAAGGTCGCCCTCGTGGCTCAAGCTCCGATGACG TAGATGCGCCGAAGGAACCGTCACTTGTTTTAATCCTTAAATGGGGCGGCGAGTTAACGCCTGCAGGTCGCATTCAAGCTGAAGAATTGGGACGTATATTCCGTTGCATGTACCCGGGGGGTCAGGGTCGGCAGGACTATTCTGGCACACAGGGACTGGGTTTGTTgag atTACACTCAACTTTCCGACATGATCTGAAAATATACGCTTCTGACGAAGGTCGCGTGCAGATGACTGCAGCTGCATTCGCCAAAGGGCTATTAGCATTGGAGGGAGAGCTTACACCGATTTTGGTCCAGATGGTGAAGAGTGCTAACACAAACGGTTTGCTAGATAATGATTGTGATTCTAGTAAATATCAAACCAT AGCAAAGCAACGCCTACATGATTTAATGCGCGTTGACCGAGATTTCACCCCCGAAGACCGTGAAGCCATTAATCCTTGCAATAGTATTTCAATTAATCAGGCCTTGGACTTCGTGAAGAATCCAGTAGAATGCTGTAATCACGTCCACAAACTAATTAAAGAGCTATTAACAATCATAAGCGTAAAAAAGGAAGATCCCAAAACTAAAGATGCTATATTATATCACGGCGAAACTTGGGATTTGATGGCACGTCGTtgggaaaaaattgaaaaagattttagcacaaaatcaaaacaatatgACATTTCAAAAGTTCCAGACATTTACGATTGTATCAAATACGACCTGCAACACAATCAGCATACGCTGCAATACGATCAGGCCGAAGAGTTGTACATCTATGCTAAGTACTTAGCTGATATCGTAATACCGCAAGAGTATGGCTCAACTGTGCAAGAGAAATTGGCCATTGGCCAAGGTATCTGCACGCCGCTGCTTAAAAAGATTAAAGCAGATTTGCAACGGAACATCGAAGAAGTGGGCGATGAGTCGGTGAACAGGCTGAATCCGCATTACAGCCATGGTGTTGCCAGTCCGGGTCGTCATGTGCGCACGCGTTTGTATTTCACCAGTGAAAGTCATGTGCATTCATTGCTGACCGTTTTGCGCTATGGTGGGTTGCTGAATGTGCTTAATGATGAACAATGGCGTCGTGCCATGGATTATATTTCGATGGTATCGGAATTAAATTACATGTCACAAGTTGTCATAATGCTGTACGAGGATCCCACCAAGGATCCCACGTCAGAAGAGCGCTTTCATGTGGAGCTACATTTTAGTCCAGGTGTTAACTGTTGTGTGCAAAAGAACTTGCCGCCCGGACCGGGCTTTCGTCCACACTCGCGCAACGATTCTGGTAATCCTAAGCAAATG GGTTCAACCACTGGTGCTTTCAAAACTAGTGCTACCGGTGACGAGGCTAATCCACCGCGCATAGAAGAAGAGAATGACCCTGAGGATAGCCCTGTAAAAAGTCAATCAGAT GCTTACGAAAAGAATTCTCCGCCGCACAATAAACACCTAAAATCCAAACCTATACCCATTGGCGCGCACCACACAGTGAGTGGCCATGAAGCCGCGCACTTAGCAAAGCGTTTGAACGAAGAATTGGCCTCACAACAGCAAACCAAACAACAGATCGGCTCTTTCGAATCGCAACGCCCCATCAGTCCAGATGCCGAACCACGTTCGCGCAGCTATGAACAACGTGATCAAAAGCGCGCTAAAG CTGAAGCTTCGCCTACGTCCACGCCCCTGTGCACGGCCACACCTACTACTAATACGCATGAATTCAAAGAAATACCCAACACTCGCTCTACTCCTAATTTCGCTACAAATACTGGCGGCTCATCTCACATACGCATTACCGAGAGTTTGACTTTCTTTAAAATTGACTCTTCCACCAACGAGTTGCCACTCTCCGACATTGATTTCTCTCTCAATCCTATCACGCCGGAGATATCCAACTCCGAATACAAATCGAATTCGCCAAAGGCATTGAGACATAAACGGCATACCCAATTATTGACTATGGGCGCTATAGCAAGTATTGATGATCCTGATTCGGATTTGCCGAAAATATCACCATTAGCCACCAATGAGCGTCCGCTATCCTGCAATTGCCTTAGTGGTTGCGGTGCTTTCGATGAAAACTTTCCCCACTCACATTCAAAAAGTATGGCCGAAATCAGTCCAATCAATGATAGTGAAGTAATGCACTTTGTCTTGGGCAGCTCGCCGTTGTCAGCCTCGCGTGTTGGCTCTATTGATGACTTTCAGTTATCTTCTTCGGCACCAGGCGTCATACTAAGTAGTGAATTCAAATTACGCTTTAAAAATGAGCAGAAAAACAACGATCTATTGTGCGTTGTTTCGCCAACTAATTCGCCGACCGCTTCCACTTTGAAATTGTGTAAGGAGTCCGATGAGCGACAGCTGCAGCAGCAAGCGAAATCGCAACAGAAATACGCCAGTGAACTGTGTGGTGCTGCTGACGATGAATGTGTACCATCGGTAAAAATAGGTGCACCAACTGCTGGGTTTCCGACCGTGCAGTCAGCACCAGTCATGGCAAATGTTGAAAGTCCTTTCAAGTTTACGCAGCAAGCTCAACAAccctttgtaaataaatttactaCCATCGATGAATTTGCTATTGCACATGCTACTAACAATGCTCTCTCTTCTTCCGGCCACTCCTCGTCTGTCTGCGACTTTGACACGTTAATCCAACACAAACACATGCCATCACACGCCCACGAACATACTCACAAAATTGTAATGCGAACCAATTATCATCATAACTCACTTAAACCGCATTCTAATCAACGTGTACGCCGACATCAACAACACCACAATCAACACAAACAATTTAACCGACAACAACACGAACACGCTGCGCACATACCCGACGTTATTGTCACTTTGAGCTCATCCTCAACTGATTTGTCTACTATGCCTGATACTAACCAATTAAATTCCAAACTCACTCCTACCGAACCTACTACTTACAACTTACCAAATACCACtaccacaacaacaaatacgAACATACCATCATCGCCCAATGTCAATGCAAATATGTCCACGTCCATGTGTACGTCCACATCCACACCCATGACCTCGTCCGTGATCGCCACCTGCACCTCTACTACTACTTCCGCCGCAGATGGTAATGCGACACCAGTGTCGTCCTCATCGTCAGTATCGTCTCGACGTCAAAGACACAGTATTGCCGGCCAGATGTCATATATGAAAATGTTGGGATTCGGTGGTTTTAGCAAAAAGATGGCCACCAGCTCTAGTAGTCTTTTTAGTACGGCAGTTATAAGCGGCAGCTCATCTGCACCTAATCTAAGGGATATGATACCGTGTGCAGTTTCATCATCAG TACTTGAAGGTTTTGGCGGTGTGCCACCAATTCGACCATTGGAGACGCTACACAATGCACTTTCGCTGAAGCAACTTGATCAATTTCTACATAAAATGACCACTTCTCCACTCTTCAAGACGCCGGCATCATCGCCACCAAAGCACCCTTCAACTCCACAACAGAACTTACAAGGCGCATTGCAGTCGATGTACTCGTTGGATGCTATTACAAGCTATGTATCCGGTGACAGCGTGTGTCATTGCCAGGACCTTACACCCGGACAACTAGAACCGATACAGGAGCCAATGTTGAGAAATgtaatatgtttgcacccagcagcagcaacagcaacaaccagATATGCACCACACGAGGCGATGGAAGCAGATCAGCTGGCAGTTTTAACGGGTGCAGCAGCATCGTCGAACGCCAGTTGCGGAGCAACTGAGGCGAACGCGCCACTGACTGCTCAACCAAATGTTGGAAGTAAGTCCGACGACTTATAG